A single genomic interval of Methylosinus sp. LW4 harbors:
- a CDS encoding efflux transporter outer membrane subunit: MKARSGLLSMLSFLTLGLSGCSFAPDYSPPVVETPAKFKEDKTWSEARPRDDQSRGAWWRTLNDRTLNELEEQIDVGNQSLAASVALLDQSRAFAAQAEAGLTPTIDFGNSYSSNKQSAHRPLRNSNRVASAQGLEQALIDGRPYNQPSHYGNNLLGLQSSYEVDLWGRVRNSIAAREAQTQASAADVESARLGLQAEVARDYVALRTTDSEIDLYNHVVASYALALDLTRTLVNGNVGAPSDEPRARAQLEVARARRADLEARRAMYEHAIAALLGRAASSLSIRPSSRSIAQPTVPRAAPLTLLERRPDVAAAERRVAAANATIGVATAAFFPRLTINLSGGTQDTGLSLLNFKNSLWSVGPAITLPLFDGDARIAELDASKASHAHAVAEYRGSVLRAFQEVEDSLSNLHWLAEQEKSISAAVASTQKVLDISLVLYRDGATNYLDVITAQTAALDAREALLTLKGKRLQAAIALMLSLGGGWSSAELLHPESSLIATRSDNERIGGQL; this comes from the coding sequence ATGAAGGCGCGTTCTGGCTTGCTGTCGATGCTGTCCTTCCTGACTCTCGGCCTCTCGGGCTGCAGCTTCGCGCCGGACTATTCTCCTCCTGTCGTCGAAACGCCTGCAAAGTTCAAGGAGGACAAGACGTGGAGCGAAGCGCGCCCGCGCGACGACCAATCGAGAGGAGCATGGTGGCGCACTTTGAACGATCGAACATTGAATGAGCTCGAGGAGCAAATCGATGTCGGAAATCAGAGCCTGGCTGCATCTGTCGCCTTGCTGGATCAGTCGCGCGCTTTCGCGGCGCAGGCGGAGGCCGGGCTGACGCCGACGATCGATTTCGGCAACAGCTATTCCTCGAACAAGCAGTCTGCGCATCGACCACTTCGAAATTCCAATCGCGTGGCGTCGGCCCAAGGGCTCGAGCAGGCGTTGATCGATGGCAGGCCATACAATCAGCCCTCGCATTATGGAAACAATTTGCTGGGCCTGCAATCGAGTTACGAGGTCGACCTCTGGGGCAGGGTCAGGAATTCGATCGCGGCGCGAGAGGCGCAGACCCAGGCGAGCGCGGCGGATGTCGAATCGGCTCGCCTCGGCCTGCAGGCCGAAGTCGCGCGTGATTATGTTGCGCTGCGGACTACTGACAGCGAGATCGACTTGTACAATCATGTCGTCGCGAGCTATGCGTTGGCGCTTGATCTCACCAGGACGCTCGTGAATGGAAATGTCGGCGCCCCTTCCGATGAGCCCCGCGCAAGAGCTCAGCTCGAGGTCGCGCGCGCGCGCAGAGCCGATCTCGAAGCGAGACGGGCGATGTATGAACACGCCATTGCGGCGCTTCTCGGCAGAGCAGCCTCTTCACTCTCCATTCGGCCTTCGTCTCGGTCGATTGCTCAGCCGACGGTTCCGCGAGCCGCTCCGCTCACCTTGCTCGAGCGCCGGCCCGACGTCGCGGCGGCCGAGAGACGGGTGGCGGCGGCAAATGCGACGATCGGAGTCGCCACGGCCGCGTTTTTCCCGCGGCTGACCATTAATCTTTCCGGCGGAACACAGGACACGGGCCTCAGCCTGCTCAATTTCAAAAACAGCCTATGGTCGGTCGGCCCGGCGATCACCCTGCCTCTCTTCGACGGCGATGCGCGGATCGCCGAGCTCGACGCGTCGAAGGCTAGTCACGCTCATGCCGTCGCCGAGTACCGCGGATCTGTGCTGCGCGCTTTCCAGGAGGTCGAAGACAGCCTCTCGAATCTGCATTGGCTCGCCGAGCAAGAGAAAAGCATCAGCGCTGCGGTTGCGTCGACGCAAAAGGTGCTCGACATCTCTCTCGTCCTCTATCGCGACGGCGCCACCAATTATCTCGATGTGATCACAGCTCAGACAGCGGCTCTCGACGCGCGAGAGGCTTTGCTGACCCTCAAAGGGAAAAGGCTTCAGGCGGCGATTGCGCTGATGCTCTCGCTCGGTGGCGGCTGGTCCTCGGCCGAGCTTTTGCATCCCGAGAGTTCGCTGATCGCCACCCGGTCCGACAATGAGAGAATAGGAGGCCAGCTGTGA